From the genome of Impatiens glandulifera chromosome 9, dImpGla2.1, whole genome shotgun sequence, one region includes:
- the LOC124914109 gene encoding SRSF protein kinase 1-like, translating to MSSLSSSESEEEDERIESYRKGGYHAVRIGDSFADGRYIAQRKLGWGQFSTVWLAYDTKTSNYVALKIHKSAPEFTQAGLHEVGLLSAIAEGDPTNSKHVVRLIDHFKHAGPNGQHLCMVNEFLGESLLRLIKFNRYKCLELDKVREICKCILIGLDYLHRQLGIIHTDLKPENVLLMSTIDPSKDPIRSGLTPILEKPEGNPNDRTTTNIIEKKLKRMARKAVTKIAERRASIGVVRPTVKPDRCLNGINVRCKIVDFGNACFADNPLSEEIQTREYRSPEVILRSGYSFSADMWSFACLAFELATGEIMFNPKKGQDYVEDEDHLALMMELLGKMPKKIAISGALSKDYFDRHGDLKRIRRLKNMSLDEVLVRKYKFSETDAKEFAEFLCPLLDFAPEKRPTAHKCLQHTWLNIGTQIKDEVKNE from the exons ATGTCTAGTCTCTCATCCAGTGAATCTGAGGAAGAAGATGAGCGTATCGAATCATACAGGAAAGGCGGATATCACGCTGTTAGAATCGGAGATTCCTTCGCTGACGGCCGCTATATCGCTCAGAGGAAGCTCGGTTGGGGCCAGTTTTCCACCGTTTGGCTCGCTTACGACACTAAGACTTCC AATTATGTTGCTCTTAAGATCCACAAAAGTGCGCCAGAATTTACGCAGGCAGGTCTTCACGAGGTTGGACTCCTTTCTGCCATCGCTGAAGGAGACCCCACAAATAGTAAACATGTTGTAAGATTAATTGATCACTTTAAGCACGCAGGCCCAAATGGACAACATTTGTGCATGGTAAATGAATTTCTGGGTGAAAGCTTACTCCGGTTGATCAAATTTAATCGCTACAAGTGTCTGGAATTGGACAAGGTCAGAGAGATATGCAAATGCATTTTAATTGGTCTGGATTATCTACATAGACAACTTGGCATTATACATACAGATCTAAAACCTGAGAATGTTCTTCTCATGTCCACTATTGATCCATCTAAAGATCCTATTAGATCAGGTCTCACCCCTATCCTTGAAAAACCGGAGGGAAATCCAAATGATAGAACCACCACTAATATTATTGAGAAAAAATTGAAGAGAATGGCGAGAAAGGCTGTGACTAAAATAGCAGAAAGACGAGCTTCAATAGGAGTTGTGAGACCAACTGTAAAGCCGGATAGATGTCTAAATGGGATTAACGTAAGGTGCAAGATTGTGGACTTTGGAAATGCATGTTTTGCAGATAACCCATTATCAGAAGAAATTCAAACGAGGGAGTATAGATCCCCCGAGGTCATTCTTCGATCTGGATATTCATTCTCGGCTGACATGTGGTCATTTGCTTGTTTGGCTTTTGAGTTAGCCACTGGTGAGATCATGTTTAATCCTAAGAAGGGACAAGATTACGTCGAGGATGAG GATCACCTGGCTCTAATGATGGAGCTCCTTGGAAAGATGCCGAAAAAG ATTGCAATTAGTGGAGCTTTGTCTAAAGATTATTTCGACAGACACGGGGATCTGAAGAGAATACGAAGGCTAAAGAACATGTCGCTAGATGAGGTTCTGGTTAGGAAGTACAAGTTTTCTGAAACAGATGCTAAGGAGTTTGCGGAGTTTTTGTGTCCACTTCTTGATTTTGCACCAGAAAAGAGACCAACTGCTCATAAGTGTCTGCAACACACATGGCTTAATATTGGGACCCAGATTAAGGATGAAGTGAAGAATGAATGA